CCGCCAGTCCGCCGTCGGAGGTTTCCTTGTATTTTGAATTCATGTCCAGCGCTGTTTCCCACATGGTTTTCACTACGGCGTCCAGCGATACTTTTGCCAGTTCCGGGTTGCTTTGCAGGGCCAGCTGGCAGGCGGTGATCGCTTTGATGGCGCCCATGGTATTGCGTTCTATGCAGGGTATCTGTACGAGCCCGCCGATGGGATCGCAGGTCAATCCAAGGTGATGCTCCATGGCGATCTCGGCGGCCATCAGCACCTGCCTTTGTGATCCGCCCATACATTCGGTGAGCGCTGCGGCGGCCATCGCGGAAGAAACGCCTATTTCGGCCTGGCAGCCGCCCATGGCTGCGGAGATGGTTGCGCGTTTTTTGAAGATGCTGCCGATCTCTGATGCCGTCAGCAGGAACTGGATGATCCGTTCGGGATCGAAGCCATCGCAGAAGGCAATGTAGTATTGCAGTACGGCGGGGATCACTCCGGCGGCCCCGTTGGTAGGTGCGGTAACCACCCTGCCGAAGGAGGCATTCTCTTCGTTCACGGCCAGCGCGAAGCAGCTAACCCAGTCCAGCGTATAGGAAAAATGCTGCCCGCCTTCGCGGATAGCCGTGATCCAGGAATGGTAATCAGTATAAGTCCTTCCGTTTAACAGTTTTTTATTGAGTGCCGCCGCCCTGCGCCCCACTTTCAGGCCGCCGGGCAGTTCGCCGGTGGTGTGGCATCCGCGGTAAATGCATTCCTGCATTACCTGCCATATTTTCAGCACACCCTCCCGGGTGGCGGCTTCGCTGCGCCAGGCCTGTTCATTCTCCATGACGAGTTCGGAGATGGAAAAACCGGTTTTAATGCACCATTGCAGCAACTGCCTTGCCGTGTCTATAGGAAAGGGCAGGTCCACACTGTTCTGCGGGTTGCCGGCTTCGCCTTCCTTCACCACGAACCCGCCACCGATGGAGTAGTAAGTGGCCGCCAACTGGTCGCCGTTGCGGAGAGTAACGAGGAAGGTCAGGGCATTGGGATGGAAGGGGAGTGATTCCTCGAACAGGAATGCAATATCGCTGACGGGATCAAATGTTATGGTATATTTCCCGTTAAGCTGCAGTTTCCGGTCGCGGCGGATGCCGTCTATCTTGGGAGTGATCTGGCTGACATCGAATGTCACCGGATCATCGCCTGAAAGTCCCAGCAATACGGCGATATCCGTACCGTGGCCATGGCCGGTCTTGGCCAGGGAGCCGTACAGCAACACGGTCAGGCCGGTCACTTCGGGCAACTGGTCGCCGAGTTCGTCCAGGAAACGCATGGCTGCGCGCCATGGGCCTAAGGTATGTGAGCTGGAAGGTCCTACGCCGATCTTGAAGATGTCAAATACTGAGATGCACTCGTGTGGCACAATGAATTGATTTATTGGTCAAAGGTATTGAATCGTTGCTTGCTGCCGGCGAAAGGTAGGAAAAAATCAGCCCTGCCGGTTTTGGGCAGGGCTGATTATGATAATGGGATGATAATTCCCCTTAGTAATAAAAGTTATTGAGCGTGATCTCGAAAACAAGCACAGAATTGGCCGGGATGGCGGCTGAGCTGGAGGTTTTGTACCCCAGTCCCGATGGAATAAGCAGCAATACCTTATCTCCTTTGGCGATCTTCCGCAGGCCGATCTGCCAGCCCTGAACGAGGTTCTTGAGGCGGGCATCTCCCAGGGTATTGTTATCCCGGGTTTCGAAAACATTGCCGTTGAGCAGTTTGCCGGTGTAGGAAATGTTCATCCGGTCTTCCAGGGTGATCGTATCGTTCGGTGTGGTGCCGCGTGCCAGTATCTTGTAATGCAGCCCGCTGGTATCATCTTTCATGGTGCCGGTGATGCTGCTGTCAGCGATATATTGCTGTATCAGCTGTTCATCGATAGCGGCTTGTTTAACAGGATCGTGCGGCACATCGTCCTTTTTCTTTTTGCAGGCGGTGAACATCAATACCGCCAGGAGGCCGAGCAGCCCGAAATAGTGTCTCTTCATACAAATATTTAAGATGTTTATTTAAAGTCTACCAGTTTTACATCGCATACCAGTATGGCGTCCGGTGGAATGGTACCGGGAATGCCTGTTGACCCGAAGGCGAGGCTGGAGGGAATATACATGATAATATGACCGCCTTTGGTGATCAGGCGAAGGCCGATCTGCCACCCGGCGATATGATCTTTCAGCTTCCGGCCATCGAATTTTGTAGGCAGGTTCTGGGATGATTCGATCAACCGCTCTTCGCGCAGCAGGCTGCGCTTGAAAATAACGGTGGGTGTCTGGTCCAGGTGAATGGTGTCGATACCGTTGCCCGGTGCAACGATCTTGTACACGAGGCCGCTGGGGTGGATGACAATACCGGAATCACGGTTCCGGCTGCGGAGGTATTCGCGGATGGACTGGGTATCCTGTTGTACGGATTCAAAGAAATCGTTCAACGAGTTTTCCTTTTTGACGCAGGAACTTGAGCAGCAGGGCGGAAGCCAGTACTGCAAGGCCGGAATAAAAAAGTCGTCTGATCATCATACGCACAGCAGGAATTTGTCAAAAATACAACAGTTAAACGCGTTACCCGGGCAGAAAGTTACAAAAAAAAGATCCCGCTCACGGAAAACCGGAGCGGGATGATATTTTGCCTGTACCGGCGGATTAATAATCCATGCCCATACCGTGGCCGCCCGCCCGGCATTGCGGGAGCTGCGGATTTAGGTTCCGGTTTGTCAGCGATCACGCATTCTGTGGTCAGCAGCATACCAGCGATGGATGCGGCGTTTTCCAGGGCAATGCGGGTTACTTTTGTAGGATCGATTACACCTGCAGCCAGTAATTTTTCAAATACTTCCGTGCGGGCATTGAAACCAAAGTCGGCTTTACCTTCCTTCACTTTCTGAACGATGATAGATCCTTCGATACCTGCGTTGGCAGTGATCTGGCGCAGCGGTTCTTCGATCGCGCGTTTCACGATGGCAATACCGGTCTGCTCGTCTTCGTTCTCACCTTTCAGTTTTTCCAGTGATTCGATAGAGCGGATGAACGCTACACCACCACCAGCTACGATACCTTCTTCAACGGCAGCGCGGGTAGCATGCAGGGCATCGTCCACACGGTCTTTCTTCTCTTTCATTTCCACTTCGGTAGCAGCGCCAACGTACAGTACGGCAACACCACCGCTCAGTTTCGCCAGGCGTTCCTGCAGTTTTTCGCGGTCATAATCGGAAGTGGTCACTTCGATCTGGGACTTGATCTGGCCGATACGGGCCTGGATGTCCTTTTTACCGCCTTTACCGCCAACGATGGTGGTATTGTCTTTATCGATGATGATGGATTCAGCGCGACCGAGGTAGGTCAGGTCGGCATTTTCCAGTTTGTAACCTTGTTCCTCGCTTACCACGATACCAGCGGTGAGGGTAGCGATATCCTGCAGCATTTCCTTTCTGCGGTCGCCAAAGCCGGGAGCTTTAACGGCAGCTACTTTCAGGGTGCCGCGGAGTTTGTTCACCACCAGGGTGGCCAGTGCTTCACCGTCCAGGTCCTCGGAGATGATCACGAGGGGAGCGCCCTGCTGTGCCACTTTTTCCAGGATGTGGAGGATATCCTTCATGGTGCTGATCTTTTTGTCGTAGATCAGGATGTAAGGATTCTGCAGTTCAGCCTGCATTTTCTCGCTGTTGGTGATGAAATAGGCGGAGAGGTAACCGCGGTCGAACTGCATGCCTTCCACTACTTCTACGGTAGTTTCGGTGCCTTTCGCTTCTTCAACGGTGATCACACCGTCTTTGGTCACTTTACGCATGGCTTCAGCGATCAGCTTGCCGATCTCGCCGTCGTTATTTGCAGAGATGGAAGCTACCTGTTCGATCTTTTTGGTGTCGCTGCCAACTTTTTCGGATTGTTTTTTCAGGCTTTCCACAACGGCTTTCACGGCTTTGTCGATACCGCGTTTCAGGTCCATCGGGTTAGCGCCTGCTGCTACGTTCTTCAGGCCTTCTCCGATGATGGACTGGGCCAGAACGGTGGCAGTGGTGGTACCGTCACCGGCAATGTCAGCGGTTTTGGAAGCTACTTCCTTCACCATCTGCGCGCCCATGTTCTCGATAGCGTCTTCCAGTTCAATCTCTTTTGCTACAGTAACACCGTCCTTGGTTACGCTGGGGGCGCCGAATTTCTTTTCGATCACCACGTTGCGGCCTTTGGGGCCGAGGGTTACTTTCACGGCATCTGCCAGGGTGTCTACGCCTTTTTTCATTTTGTTGCGGGCGTCCGTATCAAAGAATATTTGCTTTGCCATAATGGTAATTGTTTTCTTGGTCTTTTAAGTGGAATGATGTTTAGATGATGGCCAGAATGTCTGATTCACGCATGATCAGGTATTCTTCACCTTCAAAGGGGATTTCCTGGCCGGAGTATTTGCCATACAGAACGGTGTCGCCTACTTTTACGGTGGTGGGCTCGTCCTTTTTGCCCGGCCCGGCCGCTACCACAGTACCACGTTGAGGTTTTTCTTTAGCGGTGTCGGGGATAATGATACCACCAGAGGTTTTTTCTTCTGCTGCTGCGGGTTTTACGATCACCCTGTCTGCCAGAGGTTTAATACTTAATTTTTTAGCCATTTTGAATCTATTTTTAAAAAGATGTGTTGAAATGGAATAATTTGACGGAAATTCCCTTAACGAAGATTATGCCAACAGACATTCAGGTCAAATTTTCAGGAAGCAAAGATAAGTAAAGTTCTCAGGGACTGTCAAAAAATGACATTTTTTCAGTCCGCCGTAACTATTTTTTAAAAAGTCCCTCTAAAACAGTAGATTTGCGGCCATTTTCCTTAGCGTACATGATCAGTAGAAGAAACATCCGGGTAAAAGTAATGCAAACGCTGTATGCCATGGACACCATGGAGCAGGGCTCCCTGAAACCAGGCACCGCCACCAGTTTGCTGAATGAGAAGTTAGACCAGACCTGTCAGATATTCACTTATTTGCTGTATTCCATTGCCCGCGTAGCACAATACGCGGAAACGGATGCACAGGCCAGGGCCTCCAAACACCTGCCCAGCGCGGCAGACCTTGTCGTCAATACCAAGATCGCCGGTAATGACTTCATCTTCCAGGTATTGGGGGACAAGGGGTTCCAGGTGAACCTGGACAGCTGGAAACTGCGCCACCTGGAAGACCCGGAACTGACCCGGAAACTCTACAACCGGCTGGCGGAAAGTGAATTATATAAGACGTATATCAGCGAACAGTCCCGCAACAAAGCTTCCGAGAAACAGATAATAGAATATATCTATAAAGACATCCTGGAAAAGAACGACCTGTTCCGCCAGCATATGGAAGACAGTTTCCTCCACTGGGGGGATGATGAAGATATGATGGGCATCCTGGTAGGCAACTACCTCTCCAAGCCCCAGCTGTTCAATTTCCTGCAGCTGATCAGCCGGGAGAAACTGGAGTATGCCCGGGAGCTGCTGCTTACGGTGATCGACAAAAAGGACTATTGCCTGGAACTGATCAAGCCCAAGCTGCAGAACTGGGACCCGGAGCGCATAGCCGCCATCGATATGCTGCTGATGGAAATGGGGGTTTGCGAATTCCTCTATTTCCCTACCATTCCTACCAAGGTGACCATCAACGAATATATC
This genomic stretch from Chitinophaga sp. XS-30 harbors:
- a CDS encoding L-serine ammonia-lyase; this encodes MPHECISVFDIFKIGVGPSSSHTLGPWRAAMRFLDELGDQLPEVTGLTVLLYGSLAKTGHGHGTDIAVLLGLSGDDPVTFDVSQITPKIDGIRRDRKLQLNGKYTITFDPVSDIAFLFEESLPFHPNALTFLVTLRNGDQLAATYYSIGGGFVVKEGEAGNPQNSVDLPFPIDTARQLLQWCIKTGFSISELVMENEQAWRSEAATREGVLKIWQVMQECIYRGCHTTGELPGGLKVGRRAAALNKKLLNGRTYTDYHSWITAIREGGQHFSYTLDWVSCFALAVNEENASFGRVVTAPTNGAAGVIPAVLQYYIAFCDGFDPERIIQFLLTASEIGSIFKKRATISAAMGGCQAEIGVSSAMAAAALTECMGGSQRQVLMAAEIAMEHHLGLTCDPIGGLVQIPCIERNTMGAIKAITACQLALQSNPELAKVSLDAVVKTMWETALDMNSKYKETSDGGLAVNIPLSLPEC
- a CDS encoding FKBP-type peptidyl-prolyl cis-trans isomerase; this translates as MKRHYFGLLGLLAVLMFTACKKKKDDVPHDPVKQAAIDEQLIQQYIADSSITGTMKDDTSGLHYKILARGTTPNDTITLEDRMNISYTGKLLNGNVFETRDNNTLGDARLKNLVQGWQIGLRKIAKGDKVLLLIPSGLGYKTSSSAAIPANSVLVFEITLNNFYY
- a CDS encoding FKBP-type peptidyl-prolyl cis-trans isomerase, with translation MNDFFESVQQDTQSIREYLRSRNRDSGIVIHPSGLVYKIVAPGNGIDTIHLDQTPTVIFKRSLLREERLIESSQNLPTKFDGRKLKDHIAGWQIGLRLITKGGHIIMYIPSSLAFGSTGIPGTIPPDAILVCDVKLVDFK
- the groL gene encoding chaperonin GroEL (60 kDa chaperone family; promotes refolding of misfolded polypeptides especially under stressful conditions; forms two stacked rings of heptamers to form a barrel-shaped 14mer; ends can be capped by GroES; misfolded proteins enter the barrel where they are refolded when GroES binds), which encodes MAKQIFFDTDARNKMKKGVDTLADAVKVTLGPKGRNVVIEKKFGAPSVTKDGVTVAKEIELEDAIENMGAQMVKEVASKTADIAGDGTTTATVLAQSIIGEGLKNVAAGANPMDLKRGIDKAVKAVVESLKKQSEKVGSDTKKIEQVASISANNDGEIGKLIAEAMRKVTKDGVITVEEAKGTETTVEVVEGMQFDRGYLSAYFITNSEKMQAELQNPYILIYDKKISTMKDILHILEKVAQQGAPLVIISEDLDGEALATLVVNKLRGTLKVAAVKAPGFGDRRKEMLQDIATLTAGIVVSEEQGYKLENADLTYLGRAESIIIDKDNTTIVGGKGGKKDIQARIGQIKSQIEVTTSDYDREKLQERLAKLSGGVAVLYVGAATEVEMKEKKDRVDDALHATRAAVEEGIVAGGGVAFIRSIESLEKLKGENEDEQTGIAIVKRAIEEPLRQITANAGIEGSIIVQKVKEGKADFGFNARTEVFEKLLAAGVIDPTKVTRIALENAASIAGMLLTTECVIADKPEPKSAAPAMPGGRPRYGHGLLIRRYRQNIIPLRFSVSGIFFL
- the groES gene encoding co-chaperone GroES, which gives rise to MAKKLSIKPLADRVIVKPAAAEEKTSGGIIIPDTAKEKPQRGTVVAAGPGKKDEPTTVKVGDTVLYGKYSGQEIPFEGEEYLIMRESDILAII
- the nusB gene encoding transcription antitermination factor NusB, encoding MISRRNIRVKVMQTLYAMDTMEQGSLKPGTATSLLNEKLDQTCQIFTYLLYSIARVAQYAETDAQARASKHLPSAADLVVNTKIAGNDFIFQVLGDKGFQVNLDSWKLRHLEDPELTRKLYNRLAESELYKTYISEQSRNKASEKQIIEYIYKDILEKNDLFRQHMEDSFLHWGDDEDMMGILVGNYLSKPQLFNFLQLISREKLEYARELLLTVIDKKDYCLELIKPKLQNWDPERIAAIDMLLMEMGVCEFLYFPTIPTKVTINEYIDLAKGYSTPQSGQFVNGILDNILKDLVQANQVQKTDRTRK